One Brassica napus cultivar Da-Ae chromosome A1, Da-Ae, whole genome shotgun sequence genomic region harbors:
- the LOC111206059 gene encoding cysteine-rich receptor-like protein kinase 46: MASTLLLASFAVFLTLTLTLPSPSTSTEVSRLDVLGWVCNNGSVPDVEAYRRSYQINIDRTRDDMRNLKFGTHEDGVPPQKMYFLSQCVSDLSPDECSLCWSRATDLLFNCFPSPGGRFHLDGCFVRADNYSFYREPVTRQDSKICGGDESSSSREFKGLVKEVTKSIVDTAPYSQGFSVVARKSVHGLTAYGLGICRQTLDEELCQLCLADGALSATSCSPATEAFVMNAGCYLRYSNYTFYNERELLSMSLTKEHVLRILVISMVCVLAIASGFWCGKCIYLGASSKKKLKGTKTKKSYHLFGHLRIEKESKSVSNNSNLMCFKYSTLEKATNNFNESCKLGVGGYGEVFKGTLSDGREIAIKRLHISGNKTREEIHNEIDVISRCQHKNLVRLIGCCFTNMNSFIIYEFLANSSLDHILFNPEKKKELEWKKRRAIILGTAEGLEYLHEACKIIHRDIKASNILLDLKYKPKISDFGLAKFYPEGGKDIPSSSPSPSPIAGTLGYMAPEYISKGILSNKIDAYSFGVLVLEITSGFRNNKFRSDNSLETLVTQVWKCYAFDKMEEMIDKDMEEETDKSEVKRVMQIGLLCTQESPQLRPTMSKLIEMINSTDLVLPTPTKPPFLHDSM, encoded by the exons ATGGCATCAACGTTGTTACTCGCTTCCTTTGCCGTTTTCTTGACGTTAACGTTAACGTTACCATCTCCGTCAACTTCCACGGAAGTCTCTCGACTCGACGTCCTCGGATGGGTTTGCAACAACGGCTCCGTCCCGGACGTGGAGGCTTACCGGAGATCTTATCAGATCAATATCGATAGGACCAGAGATGACATGAGGAACCTCAAGTTTGGGACACACGAAGACGGTGTTCCTCCTCAGAAGATGTACTTCTTGTCGCAATGCGTTAGCGATCTCTCGCCTGATGAATGTAGTCTCTGTTGGTCACGCGCCACCGATCTCCTCTTTAATTGTTTTCCGTCCCCCGGTGGTCGGTTTCACCTCGACGGTTGTTTCGTTAGGGCTGATAATTACAGCTTCTATCGCGAGCCTGTTACACGTCAAGACTCCAAG ATATGTGGTGGTGATGAGTCGTCGTCGTCTAGAGAATTCAAAGGCTTAGTAAAGGAAGTAACCAAGTCCATTGTTGACACGGCTCCATATAGTCAAGGCTTCTCGGTGGTGGCTAGGAAGAGCGTACACGGTTTAACTGCTTACGGATTAGGAATATGCCGGCAAACGCTAGACGAAGAGTTGTGTCAACTGTGCTTAGCAGATGGAGCTTTATCGGCAACTAGCTGCTCACCAGCCACAGAAGCCTTTGTCATGAATGCAGGATGCTACTTGCGTTACTCTAACTATACCTTTTATAACGAGCGTGAATTGCTTTCTATGA GTTTAACGAAAGAACATGTTCTGCGTATACTGGTGATTTCTATGGTGTGTGTCTTGGCTATTGCATCTGGATTCTGGTGTGGAAAATGCATTTATTTGGGAGCTAGTTCAAAGAAGAAGCTTAAAG GAACTAAGACTAAAAAAAGTTATCACTTGTTTGGACATCTAAGGATAGAGAAGGAGTCAAAGTCTGTATCTAATAACTCAAACTTGATGTGCTTTAAGTATTCAACTCTTGAGAAAGCAACCAACAACTTCAATGAGAGTTGCAAGCTTGGTGTTGGAGGATATGGTGAAGTCTTCAAG GGAACTCTGTCTGACGGTAGAGAGATCGCTATAAAACGTTTGCATATATCAGGAAATAAGACACGAGAAGAGATTCATAATGAAATAGATGTGATTAGCAGATGCCAACACAAGAACCTGGTCAGGCTTATAGGTTGCTGCTTCACTAACATGAATAGTTTCATTATCTATGAGTTCCTCGCTAATTCAAGCCTTGATCACATCTTGTTTA AcccggagaagaagaaagagctAGAGTGGAAGAAGAGACGGGCAATAATCTTGGGAACAGCAGAAGGGTTGGAGTATCTTCACGAAGCTTGTAAGATCATTCACAGAGATATTAAAGCAAGCAACATTCTGCTAGACTTAAAGTACAAACCGAAAATCTCAGATTTTGGTTTAGCAAAGTTCTATCCAGAAGGTGGCAAAGACATCCCTTCTTCCTCTCCCTCTCCTTCTCCCATTGCTGGCACACT AGGATACATGGCTCCTGAATACATTAGTAAGGGAATACTAAGCAACAAAATCGACGCTTATAGCTTTGGAGTCCTTGTTCTTGAAATAACCAGCGGTTTTAGAAACAATAAGTTCCGGTCTGATAACTCCCTTGAAACCTTAGTTACTCAA GTTTGGAAATGTTATGCTTTTGACAAGATGGAGGAGATGATAGACAAAGATATGGAAGAAGAGACAGATAAGTCAGAAGTGAAGAGAGTGATGCAGATCGGTTTGTTGTGCACACAAGAGTCTCCACAGCTTCGTCCAACGATGTCTAAGCTTATAGAAATGATTAATTCTACGGATCTTGTATTGCCCACTCCTACTAAACCACCTTTCCTTCATGATTCCATGTAG
- the LOC111207700 gene encoding photosystem II reaction center PSB28 protein, chloroplastic, translating into MILPPTTPDPLAFISFRLDSSVSLISSISTKMACFRSIGSLTSLTHSPRDVSRSSGIVLTSCSVHPITRSTFTGSPISIPRVQQPSQKPTRPRNLLPITSMVKPTLQFIQGTDEMTIPDVKLTRSRDGSNGMALFSFDQPSVFDSSGEVGEITGLYMIDEEGVIQSTDVNARFVNGKPEGIVAKHVMRTPKEWDRFMRFMERYSDQNGLQFVKKQ; encoded by the exons ATGATTCTCCCGCCAACCACACCAGATCCTTTGGCTTTCATCTCCTTCCGCCTCGACTCTTCCGTGTCTCTCATTTCATCGATAAGCACGAAAATGGCTTGTTTTCGTTCGATAGGATCTTTAACTTCTCTCACTCATTCTCCTCGAGATGTTTCACGCTCCTCAG GCATTGTCTTAACTTCATGTTCTGTTCATCCCATCACGCGCTCCACCTTCACTGGCTCTCCCATCTCCATCCCGCGAGTCCAACAACCATCTCAAAAACCTACAAGACCCCGAAACCTCCTCCCAATCACGTCGATGGTGAAACCAACGCTCCAGTTCATCCAAGGAACAGACGAGATGACCATCCCTGACGTCAAGCTGACTCGGTCAAGAGACGGATCCAACGGAATGGCACTCTTCAGTTTCGACCAGCCATCGGTTTTCGACTCGAGCGGCGAGGTCGGGGAGATAACCGGACTGTACATGATCGACGAGGAAGGTGTGATTCAGTCCACCGACGTGAACGCCAGATTCGTTAACGGGAAACCTGAAGGCATTGTGGCCAAGCACGTGATGCGCACGCCGAAGGAATGGGATAGGTTCATGAGGTTCATGGAACGGTACTCTGACCAAAACGGTTTACAGTTCGTTAAGAAGCAATGA